From a region of the Branchiostoma floridae strain S238N-H82 chromosome 13, Bfl_VNyyK, whole genome shotgun sequence genome:
- the LOC118429511 gene encoding programmed cell death protein 6-like: MSYGPPPAYNPSHSGGGGYSAPPPQQQSYGQPPPYHGQQGYGQPPGQQNPYGQQGPGAPPPQQGYGSAPPPQQGYGAPPPQQQRYGAPPPQQQGYGAPPPQQQRYGAPPPQQQGYGAPPPQQQGYGAQQGYGAPPPQQGYHQGYQAPGYGGPPPGVDPTLWGWFQTVDQDRSGSINATELRSALVNGNWSHFNPETCRLLIGMFDQDKDGTINIQEFAALWKYINDWKGCFDRFDQDRSGNIDAQELNNAFRTFGYSLSPNFCGMIVTKFDRTSNHTINFDDFIQVCVMLKSLTDKFRQKDVHSRGMIRINYEEFLEMVLENNVV; encoded by the exons ATGTCTTACGGACCTCCCCCAGCCTACAACCCGAGCCAC AGCGGAGGTGGTGGCTATTCTGCACCCCCACCCCAGCAGCAGTCTTATGGTCAGCCCCCACCTTACCATGGTCAGCAGGGTTACGGCCAGCCCCCAGGACAGCAGAACCCTTATGGTCAGCAAG GCCCAGGAGCACCACCACCACAACAGGGCTATGGATCAGCCCCCCCACCACAACAGGGCTATGGAGCCCCCCCTCCACAACAGCAGAGGTATGGAGCACCCCCTCCCCAGCAGCAGGGGTATGGGGCACCCCCTCCCCAGCAACAGAGGTACGGGGCACCCCCTCCACAACAGCAAGGGTATGGAGCCCCCCCACCCCAGCAGCAGGGATATGGAGCACAACAAGGCTATggtgccccccctccccagcaggGCTATCACCAGGGTTACCAGGCCCCTGGGTATGGCGGCCCTCCCCCTGGTGTGGACCCAACATTGTGGGGCTGGTTTCAG ACGGTGGACCAAGATCGATCGGGATCCATCAACGCGACGGAGCTACGGTCAGCGCTGGTGAACGGGAACTGGTCCCACTTCAACCCAGAGACCTGCAGACTGCTCATCGGCATGTTCGACCAGGACAA GGATGGTACCATCAACATCCAGGAGTTTGCTGCTCTGTGGAAGTACATCAATGATTGGAAAGGCTGCTTTGACAG gtttgaCCAAGACCGATCCGGCAACATTGATGCTCAGGAACTAAATAATGCCTTCAGAACTTTTGGATATTCACT ATCACCAAACTTCTGTGGGATGATTGTTACAAAGTTCGACAGGACTAGCAACCATACGATCAACTTTGATGACTTCATCCAGGTGTGCGTGATGCTGAAGTCACTTACGGACAAATTCCGACAGAAGGACGTCCACAGCAGGGGCATGATCAGGATCAACTATGAGGAG TTCCTTGAGATGGTTTTGGAGAACAACGTTGTATAG